In one window of Methanosarcina vacuolata Z-761 DNA:
- a CDS encoding hemerythrin domain-containing protein, whose amino-acid sequence METIYDILKEEHEQMSDLLRQALQDGSKVSFFKVKLKADPHMMGEERIFYPVLEEINELRELMSQAHKEHDEAKTLIFEIEGMDEINEKWASKINELKQSIEHHIEEEESKVFEKARNILSQEKAEEMAQQYIEFKRSYMNRIETGGPFV is encoded by the coding sequence ATGGAAACCATTTATGATATTCTTAAAGAAGAGCATGAGCAGATGTCTGACCTTCTCCGGCAAGCATTGCAGGATGGCTCAAAGGTAAGTTTTTTTAAAGTAAAGCTTAAAGCTGATCCTCATATGATGGGAGAAGAGAGAATCTTCTATCCTGTGCTTGAAGAAATAAATGAATTACGTGAGCTTATGAGTCAAGCTCATAAGGAACACGATGAGGCAAAAACCCTGATCTTTGAAATAGAAGGAATGGACGAGATTAATGAAAAATGGGCCTCTAAAATCAATGAACTGAAACAAAGCATAGAGCATCACATTGAAGAAGAGGAAAGTAAGGTTTTTGAAAAAGCCCGAAATATCCTGAGCCAGGAGAAGGCAGAAGAGATGGCTCAACAATACATTGAGTTCAAAAGGAGTTACATGAACAGAATAGAGACTGGGGGACCCTTTGTATAA
- a CDS encoding phosphate signaling complex PhoU family protein, whose translation MTKDKRKVQFTGNSTYIVSLPIKWVRDIGLEAGDTLTLTPMPNKTLLVSSSAVSKEHSSLNATIDYIHSDSAENNLRILISHYLVGYDVIRLTTKKGFSAYDRKFIKDSVRQKLIGLELIEESRNELVFQCLLNYNDLPLTRVIRNMYGLVLSMLEDSMTALRDHNVEIAEDVVQRDDDVDRFYLLAVRQLKASIEDIELSEKIGIRHPRECLGYRLITKSIERVGDHAVKIAKSVMKMDSGVNADDPIFKMADLSCKVFESSIGSMAEEDPQAINKIVVEAKKASQFGVSLEPQNCEGPGNIELSMILESLRRVSEYSADIAEVAINMNIKRV comes from the coding sequence ATCACCAAAGATAAAAGAAAAGTTCAGTTTACCGGAAATTCAACCTATATTGTGTCCCTCCCCATAAAATGGGTCCGGGATATAGGGCTTGAGGCCGGAGACACCCTTACACTCACACCCATGCCTAATAAAACTCTGCTTGTTTCTTCCAGTGCGGTTTCAAAGGAACACTCCTCCCTTAATGCAACTATCGATTATATTCACTCCGACAGTGCAGAAAATAATCTCAGGATTCTTATTTCTCATTATCTTGTGGGCTATGATGTTATCAGACTGACTACCAAAAAAGGTTTTAGTGCCTATGATCGCAAGTTCATCAAAGATTCCGTGCGTCAGAAGCTGATAGGGCTTGAACTTATAGAAGAGTCTAGAAACGAGCTGGTCTTCCAGTGCCTTCTGAACTACAATGACCTTCCACTTACCAGAGTAATTAGAAACATGTATGGACTTGTGCTTTCCATGCTTGAAGACTCCATGACTGCTCTCAGGGACCATAATGTGGAGATCGCTGAAGATGTCGTTCAGAGAGATGACGATGTGGATCGCTTTTATCTTCTTGCTGTCCGCCAGCTCAAGGCTTCAATTGAAGATATCGAGCTCTCTGAAAAGATTGGAATCAGGCATCCCAGAGAATGTTTGGGATACAGACTTATTACGAAAAGCATCGAGCGTGTAGGAGATCACGCTGTAAAGATAGCAAAAAGTGTCATGAAAATGGACTCCGGAGTCAATGCTGATGACCCTATCTTTAAGATGGCTGACCTCTCCTGCAAGGTTTTTGAAAGCTCAATAGGCTCAATGGCCGAGGAAGATCCGCAGGCTATTAATAAAATCGTCGTAGAAGCGAAGAAAGCTTCCCAGTTCGGGGTTTCTCTGGAACCACAGAACTGCGAAGGTCCAGGTAATATTGAACTTAGCATGATCCTGGAAAGCCTTAGAAGGGTCTCGGAATACAGTGCTGACATTGCAGAAGTTGCAATCAATATGAACATTAAGCGGGTCTGA
- a CDS encoding molybdopterin dinucleotide binding domain-containing protein has protein sequence MKIKVNLISGRTAKQGANLEAKTYKAYFEACSYCELNAVDLEKLGASEGNSLKVTSEFGDVVVFAKANDGNPKGLAFIPMGPWANAVLNPDTHGCGMPGLKGVPAEIEITDKMPLDMKSLMKKYLEN, from the coding sequence ATGAAAATAAAAGTCAATCTCATATCCGGAAGAACTGCCAAACAGGGTGCAAATCTGGAAGCAAAGACATATAAAGCTTATTTTGAAGCCTGCAGTTACTGCGAGCTTAACGCAGTAGATCTTGAAAAATTGGGGGCATCCGAAGGAAACAGCCTGAAAGTCACATCCGAGTTTGGAGACGTTGTGGTATTTGCAAAAGCAAACGATGGAAACCCAAAAGGGCTTGCTTTTATTCCGATGGGCCCCTGGGCAAACGCAGTGCTAAATCCTGATACTCACGGTTGCGGAATGCCCGGTTTAAAAGGTGTGCCTGCAGAAATTGAAATTACGGATAAAATGCCCCTGGACATGAAGTCCCTGATGAAGAAGTATCTGGAAAACTAA